The Tolypothrix sp. PCC 7712 region CAGCACGCCATCCATACTTTGTCCAGTAACCGCAGTTTCAATTGAATCTGCAATTACTTCTCGAGAAACGAGGGAATATTTCATCCCTTCAGTTCCCATTGAAATCCCATCACTAATAGTAATCGTGCCGAAAATTTGCGGCATTGCTCCTGCGGTTTTGACAGCAGCTTCTGCTCTTTGTGCGAGCTGATTAATCCCCATATTACAAGGGGTAATAGTGCTGTAACCATTGGCAATCCCGACAATGGCTTTATTAAAATCTTCATCCTGAAAACCAACTGCACGCAGCATTGCTCTATTAGGCGAACGCTGCACCCCTTGCGTTACAACTTGGCTTCTTAAATTCTCCGACATCTTTTTTCCTTTTCTGCCATCATCGCAACAGTTGCGATCGTGTTAGTTGATTTTCTCATGCAGAATCGGCACGATAAAGCATGAGCCATGATTGATTCGTTATTAGTTATTTAACTTAGTACAATATTGCACAAGTTCATAACACTTTAATTGAAAAATTCTGCTTTTTTCGCTGCCAAATGCCATGACGGACAAAATACAGTAAAGCGATCGCATATTATATCGCAAAGAAGTAATAAAAAAGACTCTATTTTACTTTTTTATAAGTTGATATATTTAATTGATATCGAATTTTTCCTATTTCATTTGTGAAACAAAGAGTAAATTTATACTTTTTATTGAAAGCGGCGGGAAACTCCATCCCCTTGTGGGTGGAGAGGGATAGCTGCCCCGCCGCTTGGGGCATAGGGCATAGGGCATTGGTATGTTCTTTCCCATGCCCCATGCCCAATTCCCAATGCCCAAAAACTCCATCCCCTTGTGGGTGGAGTTTTTCATTGCCTGTACTCCGTTTTATACCTTAACGAGTAATTTCACAACTCCTGCAGGATTTCTATCTCAGCAAAATAGTCTTAGCCTTGCTGTAAAAACTCAACCTTGGGTAACAAAGGATCAGTCACAATACCGACACCGTTAAAACCCCAACGCTTGAGTAAACTATTTATCTGTGTACCGGGAATAGATTCTACAGAAAAGCGATTTGCTACCTCTGCAGCGTGGGTGTTGAGATAGCTAAGAGCATCAAAGTTTTCTTTAAATAACAACAAATAACCCGATGCTTCAGCATTGGGACGAGCCGTTAAATAACGACCATCAGATTTAGAACGTACCAAATAATAAACTTCGGAAAGCATGGAGACGGAAGGGAAGGGGGGACAAGGGAGACAAGGAGGACACAAATAACTGTTGACTGTTGACTAATTTAAATTCTCTAGGCGAATGCGTGGATCTGCAGCTTTAAGTAGTAAATCAGCAGCTAAATTCCCGATAATTAACAGTACTGCGCCCATGACTAAGCTGGCCATTAATAAATATAAGTCTTGAGCTTGTAAAGCCTGTAAAGCCAATCTTCCTAAACCGGGCCAGTTAAAGAACTGTTCGGCAATAAATGCACCGTTTAATAAGCCAGCTAACTCAAAACCCAATAAGGTAATTAAAGGGTTGATGGCATTACGCAGCGCATGAACGTAAATGACTCGGTTTTCTGGTAATCCTTTGGCACGAGCCGTTTGAATATAATCTTGACGCAGAACATCCAATAATTCGCCGCGAGTGATGCGTTGCAAACCAGCAAAACTGGTAATTGACAGGGCAATTGTTGGTAAAATCATGTGCCAAGCAACATCGAGAACCCTGCCAAACCAATTCAATTCCCAGTGATTGATGCTAGTCATGTCACCTACAGGAAAAATAGGTGAGGTGACTTGGGCGACAATCAGCAAGAAGAGGGCAGTGATAAAACTGGGAAATCCTTGACCAGCGTAGCTAATTACCTGTAAAACCCGGTCAACCAGCTTATTTTGCTTCACCGCAGCAACGATTCCTAAAGGAATAGCGATCGCCCATGTCACAATTAAAGAAGCGATCGCTAATAGTAACGTTGCCTGTATGCGTTCTCCTAACAGCGACCCTACCGAGCGTTGGTACACAAAACTTGTGCCAAAATCACCTTTGCTAAAGATGCGCCACAGCCAAAACCCAAATTGCTCCGGCCAGGACTTATCCAAACCAAACTGGCGCTTGATTTCCTCTATTCTTTCTGGGGAAATTTTGGGGTTTTGCCGTAATGTATCTACATAATCCCCTGGAGCCAACTGAATAATGAAAAATGACAATGCAGATGCCAAAAATAAAGTCAGTAGCGCCTGTAATAGCCTTTTCATTACATAAATAAAAGTCTCACTCGTGACTAGCCTAATTAGCCAGTCTCGACTTGTCTCCAGAGAAATTTTTGTAGAAGATGTCATAGTTTAGTCAAAGGTGTTGGGTAAATCCCAATGAGAACAAGTGGTGTTCAAGAGCCAAAATGCTGTAATTTTGATAATTTAGACTTTTGACTCTTGGCTAATATTCAATCAAGGAGATAATCGGCACATCTGGCAGATATTTACGTCCTTGTAAATCTCTTAGCTCGATAATAAACCCAAAGCCTAATAATTCGCAGCCAATCTTCTCGACTAATTTTGCTGTTGCACTCGCAGTTCCACCTGTGGCAATCAAATCATCCACAATCAAAACTCGGCTACCTGCAGGTAACGCATCCTGATGCACTTCCAACGAATCTGTGCCGTACTCCAAATCATATTCAACGGAGTGAACTGCTGCTGGTAACTTCCCCTTTTTCCGTGCGGGAACAAAACCAGCTCCTAATTTGTAAGCTAAAGGAGAACCAAAAATAAAACCGCGTGACTCCATCCCCACAATGTAATCCGCATTCAGTCCATTGTTGATGCACTGTTGGGCAAAAAAGTCAATAGTGTAGCGTAAGCCGTCAGGATCGCGCAGCAGCGTCGTAATATCTCGAAAGACAATTCCTGGGTTGGGAAAATCTGGTATTTCACGAATTAGAGACTTTAAATCCATAAAAATCGCTCTTAGGGATCAATAATTGGGCATGGGGGAGGCAGTGCGTTGCGGAGGTTCCCTCCGTTGTAGCAACTGCCGTCATGGGGCATTGGGGATGGGGCATTGTTTATTTCTTTCTTGACTATTGATCGCTGAGATCCCCTGCTGTTTGTAATTCCTAATCCCTAGTCCCCAGTCGCCAGTCCCCAATTCCCGATACCTGACAAATCGTACACTATAATGTCATACGCTGGGGATTGAAGCTCAAGCTTGGCGATCCATTGACGATAACTTGAATCTAACTCAAGCTAGGGATGGAATTACACTACCAAGTGAGGTTGATACACTTATATGTTAAAAACATAAATTTAAGTATACGGAAACCTTGGAGTTCAAAAAGTAAGTAATGTATATATCAAGCATTACTACGAATGCTACAAGCCTCATGTTTTTGTATGGCTATTTATCTTAAATTAGTTTTACCTAGTCTGTCGGAAGCGCACAAGGTATCTATAGAATGAATGTCTCCGCTAGTTTAACGCCGTTTAACAGTCCTACTCCCTCGTCATTGCCTATGATTCTGGATACCTTACCCGATCCGGCGACAGAGGGGCAACTATGTCCCCGAAGAACTCGGGTACAAATCGATTTAATTTTACTGGCAATTGAAGCTTTGGAACTCGGTGGTTCGGAAGCTATTTTGGCTTTTGCTGATGAATTGGAATTAAAAGGAATTATTAAAGATAGGGTAAATTTATGGCGAATGCGTAGTTCTAACCCACTACGAAGAGCGCATATGCGTCGCCCTTTAACTATTATGGAAGCAAAAGCATTGGTAGTAATTGCTTGCTATATAGCTAGACGTTTAACAGTAGTTATTCGTCAGTTATTGATGATTTATCAGCAAATGAATGAAAAGCAACTACCACTGGAACAAAATCTCCGACTATCTAATTATTTAGAGCGGTTTAGAACGCATTTTAAGAGTAGGATGAGTTCCCGCCGTTCTGGTTCATTGGCATTAACTTCTGACGATAAATTAGATGAGCTAGCAATAAATTTATTAGGACAACTACTCTTCTGTACTGGCACAGCTGGAATGCAGCGGTTCTGGATCAGTCTTTTTGATGGGGAAGTAGAATGAATATTCAACGTAAGTACAGTCTACCTAATTGCACGTTGCTTTTAGAAGGTTTAAGCGATGCCAGCCGGGCTGCACATTTTCAAGAAATGCGCCCGGAATTATCAATATTGGTCAATGCAGAATGCTATTTATCTAGTTATAATCAGCCCTTAGTGGGAGGAAGAGAGTTTTTTGAAAGTTTGGTGAGGGCGGTTAGTGGCTACGCTCAGGAATTTCTGAGTAACGTTCCCAATCCCCAAGCTCATAATCAAGATTCAGAGTTAGTTGAATTACAAAAAGTAGACATCAACCGACACAGGTTAATTGTCCATTCAGAGGATGAATCTCAAGGTTTTAATTCTAACCCTAACAATAATAAAGAGCCGATTCAAATTGATTTAAATACAGTACAGTTATTTGATTTAGTAGAAGCGGTAGATCAGTTTTTTGCTGACACCCAAACTTTACCAGAGCTATCTCTAGAATTACAACCAGTTACAAGAAGAAATAGTGTTGCTAATCAAGCTGTATTAAAGCAAGCAGTACCTGCTAGTATAGGGGTTTCGAGTTTGGCGGTTGCAGCACTCACCTTAAGCTT contains the following coding sequences:
- a CDS encoding adenine phosphoribosyltransferase, whose amino-acid sequence is MDLKSLIREIPDFPNPGIVFRDITTLLRDPDGLRYTIDFFAQQCINNGLNADYIVGMESRGFIFGSPLAYKLGAGFVPARKKGKLPAAVHSVEYDLEYGTDSLEVHQDALPAGSRVLIVDDLIATGGTASATAKLVEKIGCELLGFGFIIELRDLQGRKYLPDVPIISLIEY
- a CDS encoding ABC transporter permease translates to MTSSTKISLETSRDWLIRLVTSETFIYVMKRLLQALLTLFLASALSFFIIQLAPGDYVDTLRQNPKISPERIEEIKRQFGLDKSWPEQFGFWLWRIFSKGDFGTSFVYQRSVGSLLGERIQATLLLAIASLIVTWAIAIPLGIVAAVKQNKLVDRVLQVISYAGQGFPSFITALFLLIVAQVTSPIFPVGDMTSINHWELNWFGRVLDVAWHMILPTIALSITSFAGLQRITRGELLDVLRQDYIQTARAKGLPENRVIYVHALRNAINPLITLLGFELAGLLNGAFIAEQFFNWPGLGRLALQALQAQDLYLLMASLVMGAVLLIIGNLAADLLLKAADPRIRLENLN
- a CDS encoding DUF3038 domain-containing protein; this encodes MNVSASLTPFNSPTPSSLPMILDTLPDPATEGQLCPRRTRVQIDLILLAIEALELGGSEAILAFADELELKGIIKDRVNLWRMRSSNPLRRAHMRRPLTIMEAKALVVIACYIARRLTVVIRQLLMIYQQMNEKQLPLEQNLRLSNYLERFRTHFKSRMSSRRSGSLALTSDDKLDELAINLLGQLLFCTGTAGMQRFWISLFDGEVE